Proteins from a genomic interval of Nerophis lumbriciformis linkage group LG01, RoL_Nlum_v2.1, whole genome shotgun sequence:
- the LOC133615445 gene encoding PTB domain-containing engulfment adapter protein 1-like isoform X1 has translation MSDTEDDNEISFTVKFIGRVEVVSPNGLNILEEAAQSLKTPDPYASEKTAKKSKVHLFVSQNGVDILENKTKFLLYTCPLATISFCAVMPSSPKVFGFVAKHPAVDMYHCYLFKSDTLSHVLVSAVGDVFRTAKKEERARGGRDLIVEALRHKNKMLQKQNSELKRRLAEKNGQQ, from the exons ATGAGTGACACAGAGGACGACAATGAGATTTCCTTTACAGTGAAG TTTATTGGCCGAGTTGAGGTGGTCAGCCCTAATGGACTTAATATCCTGGAGGAAGCAGCTCAGAGCCTTAAG ACACCTGATCCTTACGCCTCTGAGAAGACCGCCAAGAAGAGCAAGGTCCACCTCTTTGTCTCCCAGAATGGTGTCGACATTTTGGAGAACAAAACCAAG TTTCTGCTGTACACCTGCCCGCTCGCCACCATCTCCTTCTGCGCCGTCATGCCGTCGTCGCCCAAAGTGTTCGGCTTCGTGGCCAAGCACCCTGCGGTGGACATGTACCACTGCTACCTGTTCAAAAGCGACACCTTG TCCCACGTGCTGGTCTCCGCTGTCGGCGACGTCTTCCGAACCGCCAAAAAGGAGGAGAGGGCGAGAGGAGGTCGAGATCTGATTGTAGAGGCGCTCAGGCATAAG aacaaaatgctgcagaAGCAGAATTCCGAGCTCAAGAGGAGGCTTGCAGAAAAAAATGGCCAACAATAA
- the LOC133615445 gene encoding PTB domain-containing engulfment adapter protein 1-like isoform X2 gives MSDTEDDNEISFTVKTPDPYASEKTAKKSKVHLFVSQNGVDILENKTKFLLYTCPLATISFCAVMPSSPKVFGFVAKHPAVDMYHCYLFKSDTLSHVLVSAVGDVFRTAKKEERARGGRDLIVEALRHKNKMLQKQNSELKRRLAEKNGQQ, from the exons ATGAGTGACACAGAGGACGACAATGAGATTTCCTTTACAGTGAAG ACACCTGATCCTTACGCCTCTGAGAAGACCGCCAAGAAGAGCAAGGTCCACCTCTTTGTCTCCCAGAATGGTGTCGACATTTTGGAGAACAAAACCAAG TTTCTGCTGTACACCTGCCCGCTCGCCACCATCTCCTTCTGCGCCGTCATGCCGTCGTCGCCCAAAGTGTTCGGCTTCGTGGCCAAGCACCCTGCGGTGGACATGTACCACTGCTACCTGTTCAAAAGCGACACCTTG TCCCACGTGCTGGTCTCCGCTGTCGGCGACGTCTTCCGAACCGCCAAAAAGGAGGAGAGGGCGAGAGGAGGTCGAGATCTGATTGTAGAGGCGCTCAGGCATAAG aacaaaatgctgcagaAGCAGAATTCCGAGCTCAAGAGGAGGCTTGCAGAAAAAAATGGCCAACAATAA